In a single window of the Melissococcus plutonius ATCC 35311 genome:
- a CDS encoding NAD(P)-dependent oxidoreductase, which yields MKIAIVGASGRVGSLILKEAKQRNLNVTAIVRDRQKITNDVPILEKNVYQLTTEDIQKFDVLVSALGFWENFQQFSTSMEHLITILTGQKTRLIVVGGASSLFVNSEHTERLKDTPDFPKTTYQIGNAMVESLLLLEKSKDVHWTYISPAKTFDANGEVTGHYFTAGDELTYNQDGNSYISYGDYARAMVDEIENNQYPNQHFSVYS from the coding sequence ATGAAAATAGCTATTGTAGGTGCAAGTGGTAGAGTAGGTTCTCTCATTTTGAAAGAAGCAAAACAACGAAATTTAAACGTTACAGCTATTGTGAGAGATAGACAAAAAATAACTAATGATGTTCCTATCCTAGAAAAAAATGTTTACCAATTAACAACAGAAGATATTCAAAAATTTGATGTGTTGGTAAGTGCTTTAGGATTTTGGGAAAATTTTCAACAATTTTCAACTTCTATGGAGCATTTGATCACTATTTTAACTGGGCAAAAGACAAGATTAATTGTTGTTGGTGGTGCTAGTAGTTTATTTGTTAACTCCGAACATACAGAACGATTAAAAGATACACCTGATTTTCCAAAAACTACCTATCAAATAGGAAATGCCATGGTTGAGAGTTTATTATTACTAGAAAAATCAAAAGATGTTCATTGGACATATATTAGTCCAGCAAAAACCTTTGATGCAAATGGAGAGGTCACTGGTCATTATTTTACAGCTGGTGATGAACTGACTTATAATCAAGATGGAAATAGCTATATTAGTTATGGTGATTATGCACGTGCTATGGTAGATGAAATTGAGAATAACCAATATCCTAACCAACATTTTAGTGTCTATAGCTGA
- a CDS encoding biotin--[acetyl-CoA-carboxylase] ligase — translation MSTKNDVLAFLMKHAPERVSGEYMANELTISRTAIWKAINQLRKSSFSIESNSQGYLYKETNLLSIPGINANLCSTAPTLTIKKMANSESTMKDAKLAILDQTPAHTLLVADMQKFSVGRFGRPFFAKPGAGIYMSLILHPNQKFSEITNYTIITAVAVVRALNKLLDISPKIKWVNDIYINDKKVCGILTEAISDMEAGQISSIIIGIGLNFSIKQIEFPDELQSKVTSLFPNGQYTVTRNELIAEIWNQFYKILVHSTNEQIIDEYKKYSLVLGKKVSFMQNKKEYTGLAETINLKGELVVRLVDGTKKLLCSGEISLQAIY, via the coding sequence ATGTCTACAAAAAATGATGTCTTAGCCTTTCTTATGAAACATGCACCTGAACGTGTATCAGGGGAATACATGGCAAATGAATTAACCATTTCTCGAACTGCTATTTGGAAAGCTATTAACCAATTACGGAAAAGTAGTTTTTCAATTGAAAGTAACTCACAAGGTTATCTTTATAAAGAGACTAACCTGCTATCTATTCCTGGTATAAATGCCAATCTTTGCTCTACTGCACCTACCTTAACAATAAAAAAAATGGCGAATTCTGAATCAACTATGAAAGATGCAAAATTAGCGATTTTAGATCAGACACCTGCACACACTTTATTGGTCGCTGATATGCAAAAATTTTCAGTTGGGCGCTTTGGCCGTCCATTTTTTGCAAAGCCAGGTGCAGGTATTTATATGAGTTTAATCCTTCATCCAAATCAAAAATTTAGTGAAATTACAAATTATACCATTATTACTGCTGTTGCAGTTGTACGCGCATTAAATAAGCTATTAGATATTTCTCCAAAAATTAAGTGGGTTAATGATATTTATATAAATGATAAAAAGGTCTGTGGCATTCTTACTGAGGCGATCAGTGATATGGAAGCAGGTCAAATTTCTAGCATTATTATTGGTATTGGATTAAATTTTTCTATTAAACAAATTGAATTTCCAGATGAATTACAATCAAAAGTTACTTCTTTATTTCCAAATGGTCAATATACCGTTACAAGAAATGAATTAATTGCAGAAATTTGGAATCAATTTTACAAAATATTAGTCCATTCAACGAATGAGCAAATCATCGATGAATATAAAAAATATTCATTGGTCTTAGGAAAAAAAGTTTCTTTTATGCAAAATAAAAAAGAATACACAGGATTGGCAGAAACGATTAATTTAAAAGGTGAGTTAGTCGTTCGATTAGTAGATGGCACTAAAAAATTGCTCTGTTCTGGCGAAATTAGCTTACAAGCAATTTATTAG